One region of Strongyloides ratti genome assembly S_ratti_ED321, chromosome : X genomic DNA includes:
- a CDS encoding Collagen triple helix repeat-containing protein: MKTHQFVAIIVTIVLLILLATLLAFVNVYQCIKIFWKELDHEMNELRSMHDGTWIDIQTLVTKRKKRQIYESNARFENDNNGYPTSLNNIINYPQNIQGNAYEVKNENPQCYCETNQNNNKCPPGPPGMKGPSGSKGFDGPNGIPGKDGHSFDNLPISQNSYSQNSYSQDSYSQNSYSQDSYSQDNCVMCPAGPPGVPGPRGRLGRIGNPGPPGEPGYPGMDGEIGTVGERGLPGPQGPWGIPGIQGVPGKNGRKCYSPKGPKGPRGPPGNFGPPGPPGPTGPPGAPGIKGRPGEPGYQGAKGQEGDYGIPGPMGNPGKDVLYCKCPPLGYSESKPISKYATEPEVSLLKEEISYQEKQQPSQQVPNVENYNDKVHDGPQKNFLSPSGDEKYYNTQQYDSVLSDPEIKFTKEKVTEYNSPDPFI, encoded by the coding sequence atgaaaacACATCAATTTGTTGCTATTATTGTTACAATTGTTCTTTTAATTCTCCTTGCTACATTATTGGCATTTGTTAATGTATATcaatgtattaaaattttttggaaAGAACTTGATCATGAGATGAATGAACTTAGATCTATGCATGATGGTACATGGATTGATATTCAAACTCTTgtaacaaaaagaaaaaaaagacaaattTATGAGAGTAATGCTAGatttgaaaatgataataatggtTATCCaacatcattaaataatattataaattatccACAAAATATTCAAGGAAATGCTTATGaagttaaaaatgaaaatccACAATGTTACTGTGAAacaaatcaaaataataataaatgtccACCAGGTCCTCCTGGAATGAAAGGACCTTCTGGTTCAAAAGGATTTGATGGACCTAATGGTATACCAGGAAAAGATGGACAttcatttgataatttaCCTATTTCACAAAATAGTTATTCACAAAATAGTTATTCACAAGATAGTTACTCACAAAATAGTTATTCACAAGATAGTTATTCACAAGATAATTGTGTCATGTGTCCTGCAGGACCACCAGGTGTACCTGGACCTAGAGGAAGACTAGGAAGAATTGGAAATCCAGGTCCACCTGGTGAACCCGGTTATCCAGGAATGGATGGTGAAATTGGAACTGTTGGAGAACGAGGATTGCCTGGACCACAAGGTCCATGGGGTATTCCTGGAATTCAGGGAGTACCTGGTAAAAATGGTAGAAAATGTTACTCACCAAAAGGACCTAAAGGACCAAGAGGACCTCCTGGTAATTTTGGTCCTCCTGGTCCACCAGGCCCAACTGGACCACCAGGTGCACCTGGAATTAAAGGAAGACCAGGTGAACCAGGTTATCAAGGAGCAAAAGGACAAGAAGGAGATTATGGAATACCTGGACCTATGGGAAATCCTGGAAAAGATGTTTTATATTGTAAATGCCCACCCCTAGGTTACAGTGAAAGTAAACCTATATCAAAATATGCCACTGAACCAGAAGTATCATTActaaaagaagaaatatcATATCAAGAAAAACAACAACCATCACAACAAGTACCAAATgttgaaaattataatgataagGTACATGATGGGccacaaaaaaattttttatcaccaTCAGGAGAtgagaaatattataatacacAACAATATGACTCTGTACTATCAGACccagaaataaaatttacaaaagaaAAGGTAACAGAATATAATAGTCCAGAtccatttatataa